The DNA sequence ATTGCCGCATGCAATCCCAGCATGCTCGCCCGTTGGTTTTCCGGAGCAATGTCGCTGATCAGGGCTTTTTCCAGACCTTCAGTAAGAGCGCTGAACAGTCCATAGGCAACAAAGAGGATACAGGGTAGAGCTACACCAGTTCCTTTATTCAACAGGGCAAAGCCGAAGTAGACTGCACTGTAAGTAAGGTAACCGGCACTAAGGATTTTCCGTTTACCGATCCGATCGGCTATTTTCCCGGCAGGAAAGGCAAAAGTGGCATAGCTGACATTATAAAGCAAATAAAGAAGCAGAATGTTCAGAGTAGACCAGCCGAGCCGGCTCATTCGCAGCAGGAGAAACTGATTGGAGGAGTTGCCAATGGCGAACATACCGATTATGAGTAGGAAGCGACGCAGCGGAGGGGGCAGATTTTTGATCCTGAGCGCGGGCGGGGAAGTTGGTTTTTTTGTGCGGGTTTCTTTAAGAAAGAAGAGGACGAAAACGCCCAGCAGTGCTGGCATAATTGAGAGCAGAAAGATTTGCTGGTAATTGCGGAGAGCCGGGTTGCCGTGCAGGCGGCTGATAAGAAAAATCGCAATGGCGATACCGAGAGTGGCACCCAAGGTATCAAAGGCCCGGTGCAGACCGAATGCTCGTCCGCGGGTTCCATTGATTGAGGCATCAGCGATAATGGCGTCCCGGGGGGCTACGCGAATTCCTTTCCCGATTCGGTCAATTAATCTGCCGAAGAAAACCAAAATCCAGTTTCCCGACAGATAAAGTAGCAGCTTGCCTAAGGTGGAACCGGAATAGCCGGTGAGTACCAGTAGTTTACGGCGCTGGAAGCGGTCGGAAATTCTGCCCGAAAGGAGTTTGAGTAGGGATGCCGAACTCTCGGCAATCCCTTCGATTAGTCCGAGAATTGCCGGTGGTGTACCTAAGGAGGAAAGATAGAGCGGAAGCAGGGGATAAAC is a window from the candidate division WOR-3 bacterium genome containing:
- a CDS encoding MFS transporter gives rise to the protein MFNIIIAGIASMLTDISTEMVYPLLPLYLSSLGTPPAILGLIEGIAESSASLLKLLSGRISDRFQRRKLLVLTGYSGSTLGKLLLYLSGNWILVFFGRLIDRIGKGIRVAPRDAIIADASINGTRGRAFGLHRAFDTLGATLGIAIAIFLISRLHGNPALRNYQQIFLLSIMPALLGVFVLFFLKETRTKKPTSPPALRIKNLPPPLRRFLLIIGMFAIGNSSNQFLLLRMSRLGWSTLNILLLYLLYNVSYATFAFPAGKIADRIGKRKILSAGYLTYSAVYFGFALLNKGTGVALPCILFVAYGLFSALTEGLEKALISDIAPENQRASMLGLHAAITGLGLLAASILAGILWNLFGPRAPFVFSSLLGLCAVLGLQLVISGPQIK